The segment gaggtgaactgatgtatcttgtgtaatgagtaactacctgttctgtcataaatgtaaccaacgtgtgtaacacatgatgttaaaatcctaattaataaataaataaatatttactgcTGTGGTTTTGTGTTCAGATTCAGCTCGGAGGTGAAGTACGATTCACATCGGCACTACCGCGATGAAGTGTACTGCGCTCGTGTTCCCACAGTAACCAACTACAGCGAGACGGTGGTGGCACTGCAGAACCGGACGTGGCGCAGCTACAAGTCGGAAGTTCACTTCGAGCCACGGCATCGACCCATTCACTTCCAGAGTACGGCCATCGTCTACCCCAAACTCACGCGCAACATCTACCGCACCACACTGAGCTATGACGCTAACGGAGCGGGTAGCCGCAGATTTGTTTCGACGGTGAGACTGGAGTCCAGCGAAGACGCCAGTCCCTGCATCATCTACTCTGAAGATCTGTGAGATCCTCACACCACACTGAGAGACCCGTGTACAGATTTACCTCTTTTACAGCACCGAGACTCGACCACCAAGAGGCTTTCAGAAAGAATCCCGACAGACTTTATTTAAACAATGTAAGAGGGGGGTCATATTAACCTCGTTTTGACTCTGGGGAGGTAGATGCTTTA is part of the Trichomycterus rosablanca isolate fTriRos1 chromosome 7, fTriRos1.hap1, whole genome shotgun sequence genome and harbors:
- the rflna gene encoding refilin-A, yielding MVGHLHLQSMEESLKGKSREGLLDSPDSGLPPSPSPPFCPLSPTAIEHHGYWRKESREGKLLPYLLLNSQGGDVRSRMQPVVFGESIEVNPKPTTQIRFSSEVKYDSHRHYRDEVYCARVPTVTNYSETVVALQNRTWRSYKSEVHFEPRHRPIHFQSTAIVYPKLTRNIYRTTLSYDANGAGSRRFVSTVRLESSEDASPCIIYSEDL